The following proteins come from a genomic window of Tenebrio molitor chromosome 9, icTenMoli1.1, whole genome shotgun sequence:
- the LOC138139193 gene encoding dynein regulatory complex protein 10-like isoform X2, whose amino-acid sequence MKDKKEDHVFGVEEQMEIETFTSEFQLQKDRISNILDEAIYKLRLLTHLPLLMENDGEMLRKFLNKTEADFIVMVCQENLPFSRNMVENRSDLILICNMLERINMYEKRGSASMKKGKSFYGADHYDTHVGYAVDILFKSRSLVQYMETLEETPDSLMTSFIESMIQLKRIVEERLNMSASEEIKRENDLKTAYRSSMMLSDNIQELEEQLEKQRQELGKEHDRKEAILQDLAEKIGKLREKSKKEINRIVYDSEILMMKDYNKSIEKQEELAQDATESTQQYENLLEEHLHKEKSLRAKRLKVETQLASWITKYDTDIGEKQAEYDELEKTYNDEKAEYEALQERFDEQEEEYLVLMKEKEEEEQRINEEKAWIFLQNRAARRIQRAWRAYRARKLARRRAKKSKKKGGSAGGKKGGSAGSKKDKKQEEATTVKGGPDPNALLDTKFNKEIMGEIKSQEAFAQRDVVVDLEN is encoded by the exons ATGAAGGATAAAAAGGAAGACCATGTGTTCGGAGTTGAGGAACAGATGGAAATCGAGACGTTCACCTCCGAGTTCCAGCTGCAAAAAGACAGGATAAGTAATATATTAGATGAGGCCATCTACAAGCTAAGACTTCTG ACCCATCTACCCTTACTGATGGAGAACGATGGTGAAATGTTGCGAAAATTTCTGAACAAAACTGAAGCAGATTTCATCGTAATGGTGTGCCAAGAAAACTTACCGTTCTCTCGCAACATGGTGGAGAACCGCTCGGACTTGATCCTGATCTGCAACATGCTGGAACGAATCAACATGTACGAAAAGAGG GGTAGCGCATCGatgaaaaaaggaaaaagcTTCTACGGCGCCGACCATTACGACACCCACGTCGGCTACGCCGTCGATATCTTGTTCAAATCGCGCTCCCTAGTCCAATACATGGAAACTCTGGAAGAAACACCGGATTCCCTCATGACAAGCTTCATCGAGTCGATGATCCAACTGAAGAGAATCGTCGAAGAGAGACTCAACATGTCAGCCAGCGAAGAGATCAAGCGAGAGAACGACCTCAAGACGGCGTACAGGTCAAGCATGATGCTCTCCGACAACATCCAAGAGCTGGAAGAGCAACTGGAGAAGCAGAGGCAAGAGCTGGGTAAGGAGCACGACCGGAAGGAGGCAATCCTGCAGGATTTGGCCGAGAAGATCGGCAAGCTGAGGGAGAAGTCGAAGAAAGAGATCAATCGgatcgtctacgactcggagATTTTAATGATGAAGGATTACAACAAGAGCATCGAGAAGCAAGAGGAGCTGGCTCAAGATGCGACGGAGTCGACGCAGCAATACGAAAATTTGCTCGAAGAACACCTCCACAAGGAGAAGTCTCTGAGGGCGAAGAGGCTCAAAGTGGAGACGCAGCTGGCCAGCTGGATCACCAAGTACGACACGGACATAGGGGAGAAGCAGGCGGAGTACGACGAGTTGGAGAAGAC GTACAACGACGAGAAGGCGGAGTACGAGGCCTTGCAGGAGAGATTCGACGAGCAGGAGGAGGAGTACCTGGTCCTGATGAAGGAGAAGGAGGAGGAGGAACAGCGCATCAACGAGGAGAAGGCGTGGATATTCCTGCAGAACAGGGCGGCGAGACGAATCCAAAGGGCGTGGAGGGCGTACCGCGCGAGGAAGCTGGCGAGGAGACGCGCCAAGAAAT CCAAGAAGAAGGGCGGAAGCGCCGGGGGCAAGAAAGGGGGCAGCGCAGGGAGCAAGAAAG ACAAGAAGCAAGAAGAGGCGACGACGGTGAAAGGCGGCCCCGACCCCAACGCCCTCCTAGACACCAAATTCAACAAGGAGATCATGGGGGAGATCAAGTCGCAGGAGGCCTTCGCCCAGCGGGACGTGGTGGTCGACTTGGAAAACTGA
- the Obp59a gene encoding general odorant-binding protein 71, with protein MRTIVALTFFFCAAKALDCGIHVTSNEALKATINKCISSNKTLDDLWDMTPMSSESDSSSSSEEEPRVDGKMMQSFRTKRSSAKLDAANETDSDNPEPVTENCMIQCIFENLQMTDNTGYPVRTKILEGLLKNATKRELRDFLQDSTDECFQEMDKEATMDPCTYSVKLVTCLAERGKTNCADWPIGDLPLH; from the exons ATGAGAACGATCGTCGCGTTAACATTCTTCTTCTGCGCAGCCAAG GCCCTCGACTGCGGCATCCACGTGACCAGCAACGAGGCCCTCAAGGCGACCATCAACAAGTGCATCAGCAGCAACAAGACCCTCGACGACTTGTGGGACATGACGCCGATGTCGTCCGAGTCCGACTCGTCGAGTTCGTCCGAAGAGGAGCCCCGAGTCG ACGGGAAGATGATGCAGAGCTTTCGAACGAAGAGGTCCAGCGCGAAGCTGGACGCCGCCAACGAGACCGACAGCGACAACCCCGAACCCGTCACCGAGAACTGCATGATCCAGTGCATCTTCGAGAACTTGCAGATGACGGACAACACCGGCTACCCCGTGCGCACCAAGATTCTGGAGGGACTGTTGAAGAACGCCACCAAGAGAGAGCTGCGGGACTTTTTGCAGGACAGCACCGACGAGTGCTTCCAGGAGATGGACAAGGAGGCCACGATGGACCCGTGCACGTACTCGGTCAAACTGGTCACGTGTCTGGCCGAGAGGGGCAAGACAAATTGTGCCGATTGGCCGATCGGCGACTTACCACTCCACTAG
- the LOC138139193 gene encoding dynein regulatory complex protein 10-like isoform X1: MKDKKEDHVFGVEEQMEIETFTSEFQLQKDRISNILDEAIYKLRLLTHLPLLMENDGEMLRKFLNKTEADFIVMVCQENLPFSRNMVENRSDLILICNMLERINMYEKRGSASMKKGKSFYGADHYDTHVGYAVDILFKSRSLVQYMETLEETPDSLMTSFIESMIQLKRIVEERLNMSASEEIKRENDLKTAYRSSMMLSDNIQELEEQLEKQRQELGKEHDRKEAILQDLAEKIGKLREKSKKEINRIVYDSEILMMKDYNKSIEKQEELAQDATESTQQYENLLEEHLHKEKSLRAKRLKVETQLASWITKYDTDIGEKQAEYDELEKTYNDEKAEYEALQERFDEQEEEYLVLMKEKEEEEQRINEEKAWIFLQNRAARRIQRAWRAYRARKLARRRAKKSKKKGGSAGGKKGGSAGSKKGKKGGKSKKNKKKGRKDKKQEEATTVKGGPDPNALLDTKFNKEIMGEIKSQEAFAQRDVVVDLEN; the protein is encoded by the exons ATGAAGGATAAAAAGGAAGACCATGTGTTCGGAGTTGAGGAACAGATGGAAATCGAGACGTTCACCTCCGAGTTCCAGCTGCAAAAAGACAGGATAAGTAATATATTAGATGAGGCCATCTACAAGCTAAGACTTCTG ACCCATCTACCCTTACTGATGGAGAACGATGGTGAAATGTTGCGAAAATTTCTGAACAAAACTGAAGCAGATTTCATCGTAATGGTGTGCCAAGAAAACTTACCGTTCTCTCGCAACATGGTGGAGAACCGCTCGGACTTGATCCTGATCTGCAACATGCTGGAACGAATCAACATGTACGAAAAGAGG GGTAGCGCATCGatgaaaaaaggaaaaagcTTCTACGGCGCCGACCATTACGACACCCACGTCGGCTACGCCGTCGATATCTTGTTCAAATCGCGCTCCCTAGTCCAATACATGGAAACTCTGGAAGAAACACCGGATTCCCTCATGACAAGCTTCATCGAGTCGATGATCCAACTGAAGAGAATCGTCGAAGAGAGACTCAACATGTCAGCCAGCGAAGAGATCAAGCGAGAGAACGACCTCAAGACGGCGTACAGGTCAAGCATGATGCTCTCCGACAACATCCAAGAGCTGGAAGAGCAACTGGAGAAGCAGAGGCAAGAGCTGGGTAAGGAGCACGACCGGAAGGAGGCAATCCTGCAGGATTTGGCCGAGAAGATCGGCAAGCTGAGGGAGAAGTCGAAGAAAGAGATCAATCGgatcgtctacgactcggagATTTTAATGATGAAGGATTACAACAAGAGCATCGAGAAGCAAGAGGAGCTGGCTCAAGATGCGACGGAGTCGACGCAGCAATACGAAAATTTGCTCGAAGAACACCTCCACAAGGAGAAGTCTCTGAGGGCGAAGAGGCTCAAAGTGGAGACGCAGCTGGCCAGCTGGATCACCAAGTACGACACGGACATAGGGGAGAAGCAGGCGGAGTACGACGAGTTGGAGAAGAC GTACAACGACGAGAAGGCGGAGTACGAGGCCTTGCAGGAGAGATTCGACGAGCAGGAGGAGGAGTACCTGGTCCTGATGAAGGAGAAGGAGGAGGAGGAACAGCGCATCAACGAGGAGAAGGCGTGGATATTCCTGCAGAACAGGGCGGCGAGACGAATCCAAAGGGCGTGGAGGGCGTACCGCGCGAGGAAGCTGGCGAGGAGACGCGCCAAGAAAT CCAAGAAGAAGGGCGGAAGCGCCGGGGGCAAGAAAGGGGGCAGCGCAGGGAGCAAGAAAGGTAAGAAAGGCGGCAAGAGCAAGAAAAATAAGAAGAAGGGCCGCAAAG ACAAGAAGCAAGAAGAGGCGACGACGGTGAAAGGCGGCCCCGACCCCAACGCCCTCCTAGACACCAAATTCAACAAGGAGATCATGGGGGAGATCAAGTCGCAGGAGGCCTTCGCCCAGCGGGACGTGGTGGTCGACTTGGAAAACTGA
- the LOC138139191 gene encoding switch-associated protein 70-like, producing MAVLLDNITNCVWQAFDVLQQDKSGYVHKSKLKVLTANVGTLLDLYGVERGLEHFRSTPTLNFDQFKYYLQKEVFSSLPNKLPLPELRNYEARIAEVCWLVCRRKFVCRENKIFSDESVFQIFRIFCLLGELIPDPHTEDTYQVLLHPSEAYNIAQTLANSLGCPWDDEDFTNLSISMGTFRLTPFIAVLESRSLVGVKDGYAISEAVTDIYQTLVEDVIKKGYLTKKGYIFPTMREYWFVLRPSELSYYKGRSEKECCGSLPIEPGSRVEAKSGYRIVLHTSERAFELGTTDHMTRVQWISALQLAADHSGGGQSYQRLQVARRKMQRAGRIQEMIRARAQLQQERSARQAAEGQAKELEAAVKEEARKLTDLEQLRTKLERLLEEETQAKRDEEIVRALQARVLAEEWEKREELERLQEEQRALLEQERGKRKEFEELQTEKEDQLRGAEVRLAQLEKERQALDEQLKLAHNKIRLSEDRRELLEARLYQVAPAFRDGDRVRRAHSFMPSTKERPVLLEVRPATLRRPTKN from the exons ATGGCCGTGTTACTCGACAACATCACCAATTGCGTGTGGCAAGCCTTCGACGTCCTGCAACAAGACAAGTCGGGATACGTCCACAAGTCCAAGCTTAAG GTACTGACCGCGAATGTTGGTACTTTGCTCGATTTGTACGGCGTGGAGCGAGGGTTGGAGCACTTTCGCAGCACCCCCACCCTCAACTTCGACCAGTTCAAGTACTACTTGCAGAAGGAAGTCTTCTCGTCGCTCCCCAACAAGCTGCCCCTGCCGGAGCTGCGGAACTACGAGGCGAGGATCGCCGAAGTGTGCTGGTTGGTGTGCCGCAGGAAGTTCGTCTGCAGAGAGAACAAGATTTTCTCCGACGAGTCCGTCTTCCAGATCTTCCGGATCTTCTGCTTGTTGGGGGAGCTGATCCCGGACCCCCACACCGAAGACACCTACCAGGTGCTGCTCCACCCTTCCGAGGCGTACAACATCGCGCAGACCCTCGCCAACTCCTTGGGCTGTCCCTGGGACGATGAGGACTTCACCAACTTGAGCATCTCCATGGGTACTTTCCGCCTGACCCCGTTCATCGCGGTGCTGGAATCTCGTTCGCTGGTCGGGGTCAAAGACGGTTACGCCATCTCCGAAGCCGTGACCGACATCTACCAGACCCTCGTCGAAGACGTCATCAAGAAAGGCTACCTGACCAAGAAAGGCTACATCTTCCCCACGATGCGCGAGTACTGGTTCGTGCTCAGGCCGTCGGAACTGAGCTACTACAAAGGCCGCTCGGAGAAGGAGTGTTGCGGCTCGCTCCCCATCGAGCCCGGAAGCCGCGTCGAGGCCAAGTCCGGCTACAGGATAGTCCTCCACACGTCCGAACGCGCCTTCGAGCTGGGCACCACGGACCACATGACCCGCGTCCAGTGGATCTCTGCGCTGCAACTCGCCGCCGATCACTCGGGGGGTGGTCAGAGCTACCAGAGACTCCAAGTGGCGCGCAGGAAGATGCAAAGGGCCGGAAGAATCCAGGAGATGATCCGGGCGAGAGCGCAACTCCAACAGGAGCGTAGCGCGAGGCAGGCGGCCGAGGGTCAAGCGAAAGAGTTGGAGGCGGCGGTCAAAGAGGAGGCGCGGAAGCTCACCGATCTGGAGCAATTGAGGACCAAGCTGGAGAGGTTGTTGGAGGAAGAGACGCAAGCCAAGAGAGACGAGGAAATCGTGAGGGCGCTGCAAGCGCGGGTTCTGGCGGAGGAGTGGGAGAAGAGGGAGGAGCTGGAGCGGCTGCAGGAGGAGCAAAGGGCGCTGTTGGAGCAGGAGAGGGGAAAGCGGAAGGAGTTTGAGGAGTTGCAAACCGAGAAAGAGGACCAGTTGAGAG GGGCGGAGGTGCGTTTGGCCCAGCTGGAAAAAGAACGCCAGGCCTTGGACGAGCAGCTGAAACTCGCCCACAACAAAATCCGCCTGTCCGAAGACAGGAGAGAGCTCCTGGAGGCGCGACTGTACCAAGTGGCGCCGGCCTTCCGCGACGGCGACCGCGTCAGAAGGGCGCACTCGTTTATGCCGAGCACTAAAGAACGACCGGTGCTGCTGGAGGTCAGGCCCGCCACGCTGAGACGCCCCACCAAGAACTAA